In Diorhabda sublineata isolate icDioSubl1.1 chromosome 4, icDioSubl1.1, whole genome shotgun sequence, a single window of DNA contains:
- the LOC130443016 gene encoding uncharacterized protein LOC130443016, translated as MSKRVKACCVPGCMNKQAIRHSIPRNEDVCRIWLQRINNPKLMLAETVLSSHRICDIRFEQICRNPNGRLKKLSLYIYLVTKKVKMIFFGYRSNHLHFQLQKD; from the exons atgagtaaacgaGTAAAGGCCTGCTGTGTACCAGGATGCATGAATAAGCAAGCGATAAG acattccattcctaggaatgaagacgtttgcagaatttggttgcaaagaataaataacccCAAGTTGATGCTTGCAGAAACAGTATTATCATCACATAGAATATGTGATATTCgttttgaacaaatttgtagaaaccccaatggcaggttaaaaaaactttcactctacatttacctg GTTACGAAAAaggtgaaaatgatattttttgggtACAGGAGCAAccatcttcattttcaactCCAAAAAGACTGA